attcaaaaacaatttattgtaagaaAGTCGGTTCCTCTTCCTTCCTGAGTAAGCAAAAAGAATAATTGATTGCGGGTAAAGGCGATATACAACTTGATTTGCTACAAAAAGCCTAACGAGTCACTACCTAATAGATTTTCCTAGAAAAACCAGAGCTATCGTTTCAACACATAATCTTATATCCGGTTTCACCCAAACAGGAATTTCGGTCCCAAATTCATCTAAATCGAAGCGAAATTCTTCCAAATAATACTTGGAATTCagcataaattatattacctttGATGTAGACCCGGTCTCCAAAGGACAATTTAATCTCTTGTCAAGTCTTCTCAAACTACTGAATGATCGAAAGTCTATAACCCAATAACTCCACGAGACTTACCCAGGTACCTTAAAGCTCGCCACGTGTATTAATGCAATGCAACTACACGTGTCGGTACCAAACGCGACGTCATCTGGccgttaggtttagtcagtaagagtctgacactacccgttctctCTCCCGAGAGAGTGTCCATAAGGATTCTTGTTacttaaaacagaaataaatacaagttttaaactaaattgaaaaagaaacggATTTAAAACAACGGACAATCCTTTTACTTCGGTCAATTTCTACTGGATTTTTTTGAATCATGAGAATGACTTggtatatttactttaaatttaggAAAGTAATAATGTTACTGATACTATGCTTCTacagaaataaatgaattaaaaggTTAATCTCAGGGCtggcgctaatctcaggaaatattagtccgatttgaaaaaatctttgacTTTTAGATAGCCCGCTTATTTAGAAAGGCTGTAGAATATATACCATAACCATGACTAATGACAAGTAAGGGCgtcatttaaaattgttatgcaTCTGCTGAGCGCTGTTTTTGCATACAGCTGTTTGTGAATCAGCCATCaaacctttttaatattaataatttatcgataaatatatgggttgttaattttatagatttataCAGCCGTAGTAAGATTTGCCATCCAATCTTTGAGAGACCAGAAGATGATCTTCTATAAATTGCTACTTTTCCAGGTGATCCCTCAGAGACTGAAGCTAAAATTCTTTTTATGAGTGTTAGTAAAATTTACTATCATTTTATGAGTCCTTTTGCTATCTCCTTGGTAAGTGAAAACGAATGTGAGCCTCAGTTACTTGCCCTTGgctgttatttttcaattaaggaaaatattcaGTACCCTTGCGTAATATAACCTTTTTAGTGAAAAGAAAACAggattatattttctatttatcttcTTATTTCGATATTAGATTCAGATTTTAGGGGTTCATAGTCTAcagtaaaaatgaaataaaattacttattacgaTTTCTAAGGCTCCAATGtatgtccatccgtctgtcacaaGGCTATAATATCTCATCAACCGTGATAGCTTAGTTGAAATATTCATATATGAGGAACCCTGTTATTGCACCTGCTATTGAAGcatttacaacaaatattctTAGCAAAAAATCGAGATTTCTTTTCAGGGTATCCAGTTAAGAAATTTCGACTccagcttattaaaaaaatatctgtcattGTAATTTTGTGCCTAGGGATTGTCAAATAATCTTCTTTTCTTCTAAATAACATTTATCCCATTCGCAGAATAAACTTCTAAATTCCATTGAgcgtctaaaatattttttaattcagtgAAGAATTACTGATTCGCATTAAGTTCTCGTAATTATTGCAAGTTGTGACCTTGAGTCTTGTGTGGCTTCCAATGCAATCTGTTGTTCTCGTAATTAACCTGTCATAGTGTAACATAATCTTGGTTATATAATAAAAGGTTGTGTCAATGTGgtctgtaatatttattacaaagattTATATTCCTGTATAATTGACGCGGGGAAAACCGGCAGgtgaattatattttcttttttcattgaaaGGAGACGCATTGCCAACATCTTATTCAAGCCAATATAAAATTCTAGTGTGCGAAATtgtactcctccaaaacggctcgaccgattctcatgaaaatTTGCGTGTTCCATGGAGATTTTAATTTGGGGTCCTACCATCTTCTTTCTAACAGTGCCGTTGCACGTGAGATGTCGCACGCTTCTCTACGCCAAGTAGTGCTGCATCTTGCTGAGATGTCATAAGACAGATAAATTGAGTATTTCAGCCCCTCAGGCCAACCAGCCATCGATATCGTAAATGTTAAGCCCCATAATGTATGGAGAGGACAGGTCAATGTCATGTGACTTATCGAAAAGAACTGAGCGTTATTTAGTTTCGTTACCTATTGAAGAACTTTAACTTAACTAGAGAGGGAAGCTTATATAGATAGCTGTAATGATTAATATACGTCTACGATTTCAGAGGACTGCAGTGTTCGAGTATTCTTCTTAGCTCTGAGGGAATGCACCCAAAGGGTTACTGCTAAAAAGAAGTTCACTAAAGAAACGTGTGAACCGGAAGTGATAGAACTAATGGAAGCCCTCGATAAATGTGTCGCAGATAAAGCTTTCGTCAAATTGTCTTAGCGTTTTGGCGCTTTGGAAGACTGGTGTAAAGTGATAATAACCTGttcaagattattatttatattgtcatAAATAAAGGAATGAAGATTACtcgaagttttatttaaaacactgaAAAACTGACTGGAGGGTTTCAGAGTATTGTGTTATGAAGGTTGATAGGATAAGTGCAGGAGAATGGAGGTCGAGAAAAATGGTGTTCGTAGTAGTGGGTGAAATAtaagaagtatttaatatttaaagtgtctTGCTGCTAGCTGGTTGCTATTTTCGCGAGTTATGAGaagaaataaatctttaaataagaAGTAATTCTTCTTTGTGTTACTCTATCAGGTGGGAAATACtcgattcttattttttaatttaacactaTGGTACACCGCATTGcttgatttttgaaaataacaacgtggaaaatgattaaaatttttatttaagactaagattaattgttattaaaaattgaaaagcATTTACACGGGCCGTTCTGGAATTTCAAATTTCGTGAATACGTTCACAAATAAAACGATATTCCCGCGAAATAGCGTTCTTATTATTCGCAATATAGTATCTCAGAAGGAACGAATATTTGCGTAACGATAATGATCTTATTTCTGAGAAAAGAAAGATtaaatttaaggaaaaatattcattctGTCACCGTTTGACATGGCAACGTAATAAGTacgaaaaatctttattttttttgatatttccGCGTTTCAGGCTTCAATCAATTTTTTAGTAAACTAATTTAGATAGAGTTTATCTcacaattactataaaattgGACAAAACTCATAATCAATTGGTCATCTCAAAAGCTGATCACGTGTCAAACAAGTATAAGtgctaattataataaagagtTAGTTAGTCTGAAGGTCGACGTATTAAAAGATCTGTCATaatcaacatttaaaatcaatatccATTTATTCAAGTGCAAGCAGCACATTGGGAACTTCAAAAAAGAAAGGAGAGGAAAAGGGAGGTAAAATACAGcaccccgtatcgcccaccatATTCCTCTTACTAACTGCTCTTGCTATGGAGAAGAAACGGGCCCAACCAACGACGCTTAGTGCAGTTGTGATGTAAGGTCATGAACTTGCTAGATgaccaatttgtttttccttagcctatttgtacagtGACAGCtagtcgcgagttcgactcgcgatcccgccgcgtcagctcatgattaaggactccggttgggtccgaaacttgtcgggcacccccgataaatacgcgtgagtaaacctttacatcattaaatagctatttatttgtaatatcgCTTCAAACGGTCCTATATCTACGTACATCTATGAATGTCAAGCTATATCTCTACTCGAGTCGTTGAACAGAGATCGATCACGGCTTACTAAAAGGTTATGTCGTTGCACTACTTAGCAAGTGACCGCGACTTGTCCGTATCGATTCTTAGACTTTAGACGATACTCCGACTATCATTTATTTTCGACTGCACATCATTTTATTGCCtacaacttatatttttctttacatgcAGAATTCAGTATGCTTTGCTATACTCACAGTCGAATTTGATGTCCTATTAAAGTCTCTAAATtccatattttatgaaaaaacattcaattatgAATTTCAACTGAATGACATATAAGTGTATTACGGAAGGCAATGCCAATATCAAATACCTGATGATTTAAGCTACCAAGCGGTTATCGACTCTAGTCTAGTCAGAAACTTGCGTTGTCTAGAACTACGAAAAATTCCACACCTGTCATTCGGGTACAGACCCAGAGACTCGATGTGATCTATTATGGTTGGTTCCAAGTCGACGTTATATACCGTACTTTCGGCTAGTCCACAGGTTCACAGAAGACATGTAAGAAGACGAGCCAACTGTAAGTACAACCGAAATGAAGAcaagtcaaatttaaaaaaatcttattacagCGACGTAGTTGGTATGAATCAGTACACGATTACCCGATCACGGTTTCCAAGCAATCCAGTTGCTATTTCTTCGGGTCTCCTACGTCCGTTCCGCACCCTCCAGGACAGTTGTGAAACCAGCCATGGGGGCAGCCACACTTGGGCAAGCCTGGCTCTGACCCATAAAgaactaaactaaaaacaatcataatatccgtcagaaagttaaaaaaaaggagATGGAAATGGCGGAACTGATCAAGATTTCGGAAATGCAGTTTTATCCCAGCGCAAAGACTgcgttagttttttttttgtccagccCTATCCGACTGTCCAAAAAAACGATCATTCAGCACATTACAGCGAGCGAAAATCTTCTAAGCGGTCTGTGTATGTGCCCAGAACGAGGATTGCcgaatcacaaaataatttagttgaaGAAGTGGTAAATAAGCAGCTATTTAAATAGGTGCTGCCGCGATGCCGGAACCAAAAAAATACCGGGAGGGGGGAGATTGGTTGACTGCTGCCCTACCCTGACCCGGCTACGCCCATGAAACCAgcctaaatacatatttgatatatttatcaACATTCATAAGAAACATAAAGCCTCTGATATCACATTCACATTATTATCCTTGACGTCTTAATATGGGGCGACGAAGAAGGAGTCTGTCGAATGTAGGTCATCCTCCTAATGGTGTATTGTTCTATACCTAGCTATAATAGTCGACGATATTTAAGTTACTTGTTTAGGGATGTCACGTGTAGGAATATTGGCGGATCCATGGGAAGGTTAGGCAGTTCAAGCATTCCCCAAATGCCACTGAGTTTTGACGAAAAAGATCTTTAAGTGACgtacctttttttaaagtttcgaCCGTCGATATGTTTGACTgcaggatgtatctcatgaaccattgTG
This is a stretch of genomic DNA from Trichoplusia ni isolate ovarian cell line Hi5 chromosome 6, tn1, whole genome shotgun sequence. It encodes these proteins:
- the LOC113495362 gene encoding uncharacterized protein LOC113495362; the encoded protein is MAAKSKGPPAKAKDPLPDGDIDLKMFDPESKDPLTSQRGICLEKDCSVRVFFLALRECTQRVTAKKKFTKETCEPEVIELMEALDKCVADKAFVKLS